The DNA region TCGCGCGCAGCCGCCGTACATGTACGTCCACGGTGCGGGTGCCGCCGAAGTAGTCGTAGCCCCACACCTCCTGGAGGAGCTGGGCGCGGGTGAAGACGCGGCCGGGGTGCTGGGCCAGGTACTTCAGCAGCTCGAACTCCTTGAAGGTCAGGTCCAGGACCCGTCCCTTCAGCTTCGCGCTGTAGGTGGCCTCGTCGACGGAGAGGTCGCCGTTGCGGATCTCGGTCGGCTCGTCCTCCGTGCCGCCCTGCATACGGCCGGTGGCCAGGCGCAGCCGCGCCTCGACCTCGGCGGGACCGGCGCTCTCCAGCAGTACGTCGTCCACGCCCCACTCGGCGGTGACGGCGGCGAGACCGCCCTCCGTGACGATGAGGATCAGCGGGCAGCCCGGGCCCGTCTGGTGCAGGAGCTGGCACAGCGAACGCACCTGGGGCAGGTCGCGGCGGCCGTCGATCAGGATGGCGTCCGCGCCGGGGGTGTTGACGAGGGTGGGGCCCTCCGCGGGTGCCACACGCACGTTGTGCAGCAGCAGGCCGAGGGCGGGGAGTACTTCGGTGGAGGGCTGTAGGGCGTTCGTCAGCAGGAGTAGCGAACTCACGTCGGATCCTTCCTCGGTCCGTCGAGGGACTTCGGTACGGCTCGGCACTGCTTCGTACGTCGTGCGCGTGGCTCCCGGTGGGCGGGCGATGCCGGGGCGTCCGGCGCCCTGAAGGACACGGCCCTCCCGAAGCACCCGGCGCTCCCGGGTCGCCACAGCGCCCCGGAAGCACATGCTGCTCCGGAAGCACAGCGCTCCGGAAAGCACGAAAGGACCCGGGGGCGGCGCTGCCCGGATCCTTCACTCCGAGCAGAATAGCCGACATGGGTGACGATGCGGAGTGTGAGTTCGCTCGCTACGGCGAGGACGCACGCACCGCGGGCGGTGACGGCGGCCCGGCGACGGGCCGGAGGCGGGCGTCGCTGTGGACCTCCGACGGCGTGCGGATCGAGGCGGCGTACGACCCTTACGAGGGCGGCGGCCGGGGAAGGGGCGCTCGGTCCACGGTCCGGGCCCCCGGCGCGATCGTGCTCGCGCACGGCTTCAGCGGCTCGGTCGACCGTCCGGCGCTGCGACGGGCGGTGGGGGTGTTCACGCAGTACGGAGCCGTGATCACCTTCTCCTTCCGCGGGCACGGCCGCTCCGGCGGCCACTCGACCGTCGGCGACCTCGAAGTCCTGGATCTCGCGGCGGCCGTGAGATGGGCGCGCTCCCTCGGGCACGCGCGAGTGGCGACCGTCGGCTTCTCCATGGGCGGCTCGGTGGTCGTCCGGCACGGCGCGCTCCGCCGCCCGCACGGGACGTCCGGGACGGCCGGGATGCATGAGGGGCGCACAGGCGCACAAGCCCGCACGGGGCGTCCCGGAGGCGCCGCTTCCGGCAACGGCGCTTCCGGCAACGGCGCTTCCGGAAGCGGCAGTTCCGGGCCCGAGTCCGACGCGGGTGGCGATTCCGGACCCGGCGCCGAGGGCGGCGGGCCCTCCGGCGAGCACTCCGACGCCGTGGTGGCCGTCAGCGCGCCCGCCCGCTGGTACTACCGCGGTACGGCTCCGATGCGGCGCCTCCACTGGGTGATCCAGCGTCCCGTGGGCCGCCTCGTCTCCCGCTACGGTCTGCGCACCCGCATCCACCCCCGCGACTGGGACCCCGTACCGCTCTCGCCCGTGGGCGCCGCACCGCTGCTGGCGCCGACGCCGCTGCTCGTCGTCCACGGCGACCAGGACCCGTACTTCCCCGAGGACCATCCACGCTCGCTCGCGGCGGCGGGCGATCCGGAGCACACCGAGCTGTGGCTCGTGGAGGGCTTCGGCCATGCGGAGAACGCCGCCGACGCCGCACTGCTGCACCGGATCGGAGGCTGGGTCCGCGCTCGGTGGTCCGGCCCCGGCCGGCGCCCGGCATGATGGGTCCGCAACACACCGCGACCCGCACGCGATCCGTACGTACGGCGCGGAACGGACAGGCTGAGAGGGCAGGACCCGAGATGGCGAGTGGCACGATCCGTTACTGGGCGGCGGCCAAGGCCGCGGCCGGTACGGCCGAGGAGCAGTACGAGGCGAAAACGCTCGCCGACGCCCTGGACCGCGCCCGCGAACGGCACGTCGAACGCCCGGAATTCGCACGTGTGCTGCTGCGCTGCTCGTTCCTCGTGGACGGCGAGCCCGTCGGCAAGCGCGCACACGACTCGGTGGAGCTGAGCGACGGCGGCACGGTCGAGGTGCTTCCGCCCTTCGCGGGAGGCTGCGCATGAGCGAGCACGCCCACTCCCGCACGGGCGGCGGTGCACAGCCGCACCCGCCGCACGCCCGGCCTCAGCAGGAGCCGGCACCGCGCACCCAGCCGCGCGTACGGTCCCAGCCGCTCCCCGAGCAGACCGCCGCGACGGCCTCCGCCTCGGCAGGCGCGACCCCGGGCACGGCCGCAGGCGCGAACGGCCCGCTGCCCCGCGCCAAGGGCTCCCCGATCATCGCCCCCGGTCTCCTCCCCGCGGCCGTCACCACGGCCCTCGCCGTACTGATCGCCGGAGCCGCGCAGCTCGGCGGCCCCGCGCTCGCCGTCGCCGTCGCGCTGCTCCAGGCCGTCACGGCCGCGGGCTGGTTCCGGCTCAACGGGATGTGGCCCGCACGGCAGGGCATCGCCCTGGCGTTCCTCGCGGGCGTGGTGACCGACCTCTCGCTGCTGCTGGCCGACGAGGGCCACGCACCGGCCGTGATCATCGGCACGCTCGGCGCCTGGTGCGTGCTGACGGTGTCGCTCCATCTGCGTAACCGGTCCGGGCCCGACGAGCGGATGTACGCGTTGACCGCCGCGTTCACGGCGACCGGTCTCGCGGTCGTGGCCGCCGGGTTCCTCGCGTCGCTCGACGCCGCGTCCGCCGACGCCGTGAGCGTGGGCGCCGCCGCCGTGGCCGTGGCCTCGCTCGCCCGCGCTCTGCCGCTCCCGCCGTATGTCGCGCCCGTGGCCGCACTGGCCGCCGCAGCGGGAGCCGGTGCCGCGGCCGGTCAGCTCATGGTGCTCGGCGGCGACGGTGCGGCCACCGCGCCCGCCCTCGCCGGCGCGGTGCTGGGCCTGGTGACCGGCGGCTGTGCGCTGCTCGGGCTGCGGGTGGCGAGCTACGACTACCCCTCGCGCTTCGTCCATATGACGGCGGGTGTGGCGCTGCCGCTGGCGCTGGCGGCGCCCGTCGTCTATCTGTTCGGCAGGGCCTTCGTATGAGGAGGGCCGGGTTAGGCTCGCTGAGGTCGCGAAGGCCGGCCGTTCTGCCAGGGGCCGCACAGCGCGAGGCCCGCACGGCCCGGGCGGTACGACGGCCGCCCGCGGAGCAAGGTCCGGCCCGCTGAGCACGGTTCGCCGCCCGTATGCATGGGAGAGGTAGCAGATGCGCGCACTACGCAGGGGGCTCGTCGTCCTCTTCGTCCTCGCGGTGCTGTTCGTGGCCGCCGACCGGCTCGCGGTCAAGCTGGCCGAGGACCGGGCCACGGAGGAGATCAAGAGCGCGCAGGGTGTCGCATCCGCCGGGAAGACCTCCGTCGACATCAAGGGCTTCCCGTTCCTGACCCAGATCGCCGGCAAGGAACTGGACGAGATCGACGTCGGGATGAGCGGCATGAAGGCCGAGGCCCAGGGCGGGCAGCTCAAGGTCGGCCGCATCGACGCACATCTGCGGGACGTACGCCTTGGCGACGACTACAGCACGGCCGTCGCCGACCGCGCCGACGGCACCGCTCTCGTCTCGTACGAGGAACTGACGAAGGCCGCACTCGAAGGCGTGGACGTCGGGTGGGGCGGCAGGAGCGACAGCGGTCGCGGCCGGGTCAAGGTCAGCGCGGGCGTCACGGTTCTCGGGCAGACCTTCCAGCGCAGCGTGTTCAGCACGGTCAGCGTCTCCGGCGGCGACACGGTGCGGCTGCGGGCGGACAGGGTGCCCGGCGCAGGCATCCCGGGGCTGGAGGACGCGATCCGCGGCAGGATCGACTTCGCCCGCAAGATAGCGGGACTGCCGGAAGGGCTCGAACTGGAGAAGGTCGAGCCCACGGCGCGGGGCATCGAGCTGTCGGTGCGCGGCAAGGACGTCAAGCTCGGCAAGTGACCCCGGCCCGGAGTGTGGGCGGGACCGGATCATCGCCGGAGCCCGAACCGCCGCCGCCGTCCCACTGAACGAGACGATGGCGTCCGCAGGGGAGGCCGTCCTCGCCCCGCCGGGCACCGGCGACGGCCCGCCGGGCACGGGGAAGAGGACTCGAATCCCACATCACGGGCGAACACGTCTCACGATGTGGATTTGCGGTGACACGGGCGGTCCACCGTCCCTACGATCGTGCCCATGAAGCGACAGGCGGACCTCACGAAGCGACGTGCAGTCGACCTCTGCCGCGTCGCCGCGATGCTCTGTCGCGTCCCCTCCTGACGGCCGCCGTACGGCCGGGCCACGTCCACGGCCCGTGAAGGCAGGCCGAGCGCACGCAGCGCCGCGTCGCCCGCCGCCGTCCCGCCGCCGAAGGCTCCCGCCGTCCCGTGCCGCCGCCTGCGGTGCGCACGGGTGCAGGGCCGCCGGTCCCGCCCCGCCAGATCCCTTTCCGCCTCACGTACATGCGCGTCCGGACACACGCTCCGGCTTCCGTGCCGTGTGCCCGCCCCGTACCGCTACGCCCCGCTTCATCCCGCAACCCGCCTCCGGAGGAGAGAACATGAGCCGCAGTGACGTCCTCGTAGACGCCGACTGGGTCCAGGAGCACATCGACGACCCCAAGACGGTCATCGTCGAGGTCGACGAGGACACCTCGGCCTACGACAAGAACCACATCAAGAACGCCGTGCGCATCGACTGGAAGCAGGATCTCCAGGACCCTGTCCGCCGCGACTTCGTCGACCAGGAGGGCTTCGAGAAGCTGCTCTCCGAGAGGGGCATCGCCAACGACGACACCGTGGTGCTCTACGGCGGCAACAACAACTGGTTCGCCGCCTACGCCTACTGGTACTTCAAGCTCTACGGCCACCAGGACGTGAAGCTCCTCGACGGCGGCCGCAAGAAGTGGGAGCTGGACTCCCGCGATCTCGTGGCCGAGGTGCCCAGCCGCCCCAAGACGGACTACAAGGCCAAGCCTCAGGACACCTCGATCCGCGCCTTCCGCGACGAGGTCGTCGACGCGATCGGCGCCAAGAACCTGGTCGACGTCCGCTCCCCCGACGAGTTCAGCGGCAAGCTGCTCGCCCCGGCCCATCTGCCGCAGGAGCAGTCGCAGCGTCCCGGCCACGTGCCGAGCGCCCGCAACATCCCGTGGTCGAAGTCGGCCAACGACGACGGCACCTTCAAGTCCGACGAGGAGCTGAAGGAGCTCTACGAGGGCGAGGGCGTCGACCTCGGCAAGGACACCATCGCCTACTGCCGTATCGGCGAGCGTTCCGCGCACACCTGGTTCGTGCTCCACGAGCTGCTGGGCCAGGAGAACGTCAAGAACTACGACGGCTCCTGGACCGAGTACGGCTCGCTGGTCGGCGTGCCCGTCGCCGTCGGCGCCGAGAGCTGAACGCGGACCCCCGGTCCTGCGATCCACCCGGCCGCGGCCGGACCCAGACCTGATCAGAACGGAAGGGAAGTCCATGTGCGGAGCGAAGGCAGGCGGTCCCGACGCCTCCACCATCAAGCCCGGTGAGACGACGATCCAGGGCAGCGTGACCCGCGACGGCGAGCCCGTCACCGGTTATGTGCGGCTGCTGGACGCCGGGGGCGAGTTCACGGCGGAGGTCCCCACGTCCGCCACCGGCCAGTTCCGCTTCTACGCGGCCGAGGGCACCTGGACGGTACGCGCGCTGGTACCGGGCGGCACCGCCGACCGCACGGTCGTCGCGCAGGACGGCGGTCTGGCGGAGGTCGCCATCGCCGTCTGAGGCGCATGAGCGGGCGGTGAGCGCGGTGCGAGCAGTACGAGCCGTGTGAACCGTACGAGCGGTACGGACCGTACGAAGGGCCGTGCCCGGGTGCCGTCGCACTCGGTGCACGGCCCTTCGGCGTTCCCGCCGCTCCCGGGGGCGCGCGGCTGACTCCCGGACGCGGCATAGGCTTGCCGTATGGCAGCAGAACCAGCGGCGACAGCAGGCAAGAAGCTCGTGATCAAGGTGACGGCGGGCACGGACGCTCCGGAGCGCTGCTCGCAGGCGTTCACCGTCGCGGCCGTGGCGGCGGCCAGCGGCGTGGAGGTGTCGCTGTGGCTCACGGGCGAATCGGCGTGGTTCGCGCTGCCGGGCCGTGCCGCCGAGTTCGAACTGCCGCACGCGGCGCCGCTGCCGGAGCTGATCGCGGGGGTGCTGGCCGGGGGCGCCCCCGGGCCGCAAGGCCAAGGGGGAGGGCGGATCACGTTGTGCACGCAGTGCGCGGCCCGTCGCGGCATCGAGGAGAAGGACGTGCTGGAGGGTGTCCGCATCGCGGGCGCCCAGGTCTTCGTCAGCGAGATCATGGGCGAGGGCGTACAGGCGCTCGTCTACTGAGCCGCACCCACCGGTACCGAGCCGCAACGGGCCACGCCCGCCGTGCACCGCCCCCACAGGCCGTGTACGAGGCCCTCGGCGACGGCCACTAGACTCGGTCCGCGTAAGGCAACCGCACCGGCATCCCGCCGCCGTGCGGTCCGTACGCCGAGAACCACCGCGAACAGCGAACGATCCGAGGAGCACATCCCGTGCTTGAAGCATTCTTCACCGCGCTGATGGTCCTGGTCTGCGTAGGCACCGCGGCCTTCGCCGGTCTCACGTTCAAGAAGCTCTACCAGGGCCAGCGCTGAGCGGCCGCGGGAGCGTCCGGCACCGCCGTCGCGCATGACGGAGCCGGGGTCATGCCCGTGACGCAATGCCGCGGCGCCGTCCGAAACTTCCACCGTCCCCACCGACCGTCTGAGTTGCCATGATCGAGATCCCGTCCGACCTGCACCCGGACCTCGTCCCCCTCGCCTTCCTGCTGGGCAACTGGCAGGGCGCGGGCGTCGCCGCCCTCGACTGGGGGCACCTCCCAGCGGGCGCTGGGGGAGAGGACGGCCCCGGCACCGACAAGTGCAACTTCGGGCAGGAGGTCGCCTTCAGCCACGACGGCCGCGACTTCCTGGAGTACGTCTCGCACAGCTGGCAGCTCGACGAGGCGGGCGAGAAGGTGCGCCCCCTGGAGACCGAGAGCGGCTACTGGCGCATCGACTCCGAGCGCAAGGTCGAGGTCGTCATGATCCGCGACGGCGGCGTGGCAGAGGTCTGGTACGGCGAACTGGCCGACCAGAAGCCGCAGATCGACCTCGTCACCGACGCCGTGGCCCGCACCGCCTCCGCACCCGAGTACAGCGGGGGCAAGCGGCTCTACGGCTACGTCAACGGCGATCTGATGTGGGTCGGCGAGCGCTCGGCCCCGGGTTCGCCGCTCCAGCCGTATATGTCGGCACAGCTCAAGAAGGCCGTGGATCTGAGGGAGATCGCCAAGGATCTCAGCGAGAAGGAAGGCGATCTCCCGGACGACGGCATCGCCTTCTTCAAGTGAGCCACGGTCCTACACTGTCGATGTGGTGACCACCGACTGGCAGAGCGATCTGAGGGCGCGCGGATACCGGCTCACTCCGCAGCGCCAGCTCGTGCTGGAGGCGGTCGACAAGCTCGAACACTCCACGCCCGACGACATCCTCGCCGAGGTGCGCCGCACCGCGGGCGGCGTCAACATCTCCACCGTCTACCGGACCCTGGAGCTGCTGGAGGAGCTGGGCCTCGTCTCGCACGCGCACCTGGGCCACGGCGCCCCCACGTACCACCTCGCCGACCGGCACCACCACATGCATCTGGTCTGCCGGGACTGTACGGAGGTGATCGAGGCGGATCTGTCGGTGGCCGAGCCGTTCGCCGAGCGCCTGCTGGCGCAGTTCGGCTTCGACACCGACATGAAGCACTTCGCCATCTTCGGCCGCTGCGCCGGGTGCGCCGCGCAGTCCGGTCAGCCGACGCGCTCCGGTCGGTCCGCCCGCCCCGGACAGTCCGGCCCGTCCGCGCAGACCGGCCCGTCCGGGCAGACCGGGGAGCGCGCTTCGAAGGGCGGCCGGGGCCCGTCGTAGTCTGGTCGTATGTCCTTCAACAGCCCGGTCCGTCCGCTTCTCGTGCCGCTCGGTGATGCCGCATGAACTCCCCCTTCTCTCGCTGCCGGGTGCCGTGGCCGCCGAGGGCCAGGACGAAGGCGTCGCCGCCCACTACGGCGATCTGTTCCGTGAGCAGCGGTCGCTGGCCGAAGGCGAAGGCTTCGTCGACCTGTCCCACCGCGGAGTCGTCACCGTCTCCGGCGACGACCGGCTCTCGTGGCTGCATCTGCTGCTGACCCAGCACGTCAGCGAACTCCCGCCGGGGCACGCCACGGAGGCCCTGATCCTCTCGGCGAACGGGCACATCGAGCACGCCCTCTACCTCGTGGACGACGGTGAGACGGTGTGGATGCACACCGAGCCCGGCACGCAGGGCGCGCTCATCCGGTACCTGGAGAGCATGCGGTTCTTCTACCGCGTCGAAATCGCCGACCGCACCGAGGAGTTCGCGGTCGTACACCTGCCCGCGGGCTCCATCGCCGAGGCTCCCGCGGGGACCGTCGTAAGGGAGACCGCGCACGGACGTGACCTCTTCCTGCCCCGTACGGGTCTGAAGTCCTTCGCGGAGTCGGGCCCGCCGGCGATCGGGCTGCTGGCCTACGAGGCGCTGCGGGTGGAGGGCCACCGGCCGCGGCTGGGCATGGAGACCGATCACCGCACGATTCCGCACGAGTTGGGGTGGCTGGGCAGCGCCGTGCACCTCGACAAGGGGTGCTACCGGGGGCAGGAGACCGTCGCCCGCGTGCACAACCTCGGCAAGCCGCCGCGGCGTCTGGTCTTCCTCCACCTCGACGGCAGCGAAGTGCGCCTGCCCGTACACGGCGACGCCGTACGGCTCGCCGCGGACGGCCCGGAGGGACGCAAGCTGGGCTTCGTCACGACGTCCGCCAGGCACCACGAACTCGGGCCGATCGCAATGGCGTTGGTGAAGCGGAACGTGCCGGTGGACGCGGCGCTGACGGTCGGCGAGGACGAGACCGCGGCGGCGCAGGAGGTCGTCGTCGCGCCCTGACGGGGCCGCCCGGCCAGGTTGCACTGACGGGCCGCCCGGCCGGTGCGAGAACCCGCGCCGGTCCCGTTCCGTTCAGACCTCCAGCAGGACCGTGAACGGGCCGTCGTTCGTCAGCGACACCTTCATCGAGGCACCGAAGCGTCCGGTCGCCACTTCGGCGCCCGACTCCCGCAGTCTCGCCACGACTTCGTCGACCAGGGGCTCCGCCACGGGCCCGGGCGCCGCGGCGTTCCAGGTGGGACGGCGGCCCTTGCGCGCGTCGCCGTACAGGGTGAACTGACTGATCACGAGGAGCGGGGCCCCGATGTCGGAGCAGGACTTCTCGCCCTCCAGGATGCGCAACGACCAGAGTTTGCGGGCGAGTTGGGCGGCCTTCGCCGGTGTGTCGTCGTGTGTGACGCCCACCAGGGCGCACAGTCCCTCGCCGGTGATCTCGCCTACGGTCTCTCCGGCCACGACGACGCTCGCGCCGCTCACCCTCTGCACAACAGCTCGCATGGCGGCCATCATGCCGTGCCCGGTCGGCGATCTGTTCCCATGGGCCGGATGGGTGCGACATCGCTGCGCAGCGGCGCCCGGCAGTGGCACGATGCGTACACGCGGTACGTACCGCTGCTCTCACCGCTAATGCGGCAATAAGGATGAAGGGGACACCGTCCATGAGCGCAACCGGCGCCGCCCGTACACCCGGTGATCTGCCGGCCGCCCGTACCGGCCCGGCCGGACCGGCGACCGCCGGGGCCACTGCCGGCACCACCGCCTCCGCCGAAGACGACGTCCCCGATCTGCACGGCCTGCTGCTGCCCGAACTGCGCACCGTGCTGCGCGACGCCAAGCGGGAGGAGGGAGAACTCAGCTACGTACGGCGGCTGTTGCAGGGCCGCATCGACATCCTCCGCGCCGAGCTCGCCAGGCGCAGCGCCCCCGGCTCCCCGCTGCTCGAACTGCTGCCGCAGATCCTCGCCGACGGCCCGTCCAGTCACCGCAGTTCCGTACGCCACGTCACGCTGAGCACACCGCAGAGCGACGAATACCGCTGTCTCGCCGAAGAGATGCTCGCGCAGGTCGAGTTGAGCGATCTCACAGCGCGCACGGACGAGGAGCTGCACGACGCGATGGCCCGCCTCGTCGGCTACGAGCAGCACGTCTCACAGCGGCGGCAGGTGACGCAGCGCACGGCGGACGGGTGCAGCAGGGAGATCGCACGCAGGTACCGTGAAGGCGAAGCGCAAGTGGACGACCTGCTCCCCTGACCACGGCCCCGGCCTCCGCGACTCCCCATACCCCGAGGTCCGGCCTCGTACGAGCGGGAGGCGCCCCCGGGCACCGCCTCGGGGGCGGTCGGCGAAGTGAGAGGCCCGCCCATGCCGTCGTACGGGACGCCCCCGGTACTGGCCGAAGTCGTACGTTCCGGATTCATCGAGGGACACCATCGTGGCTCGCTCGTGGTGCTCGCCTCGGACGGCAGCGTGGAGCTGTCGATGGGCGATCCCGGCGCCCCCTTCTTCCCCCGCTCGTCCAACAAGCCCGTGCAGGCCGCCGCGATGCTGCGTGCGGGAGCCGAACTGAGCGGCCCCCGGCTGGCACTCGCCGCCGCCAGCCACTCCGGAGAACCGTTCCATCTGGACCTCGTACGGAAGATGCTCGCCGAGCACGGCCTGAGCGAGGACCTGCTGAGGTGCCCGCCCGAACTGCCCGTCGACCAGGCCGAGTCGGTACGGGCGATAGCCGCGTCGGGCTCCGAGGAAGCGGCGCGCAGCCGCGTCGCGATGAACTGCTCGGGCAAGCACGCGGCGATGCTCGCCACCTGCGCGGCGAACGGCTGGCCGCTGGAGAGCTACCTCGACGAGTCGCATCCGCTTCAGCGACTGATCGCCAGGACCCTCGAATCGCTCTCCGGGGACAGCGTCTCCCATGTCGGCGTCGACGGCTGCGGAGCACCGCTGATGGCGATCACCCCGACCGGGCTTGCCCGTGCCTTCCGGGCTGTCGCGGTGGCTCCGGCGGACAGCCCCGAGGGCCGGGTCGCCGAGGCGATGAGGGCGCACCCCGAGTACGTGGCGGGCACTCGGCGCATCGACACATGGCTGATGAGCGAGGTGCCCGGTGCCATCGCGAAGGTCGGTGCGGAGTCCGTGCAGGCGGTGGCGCTGCCCGACGGCCGCGCCCTCGCGTTCAAGATCCACGATGGCGGCAACCGCGCGGTGGGCCCGGTGCTGGCCCGTGCGCTGGAGTTGCTCGGCGTCGACTCCCCGGTGCTGGAACGGATCGCGGACTCGCCGCTGATGGGCGGGGGACGGCGGGTCGGCGAGGTGCGCGCGGCGTTCTGAGCGGACGCCGAGCGGCCTGAGGGCACCGAAGGTGGCCCGGGGCCAGGCGGCCCGAGGGGCCCTTAATCCAGATGCGGCGCCCTGGCGCCCCGCCTACCGTGACCGCATGCCTCCCGAGATCCGCACGCTCACTTCCGGAGACGAACTGCCGGAGTGGCTCCGCGCCGTGGCCGTCGGCTTCCTGCAAGGCGCCACGATCTCCGAGGAGGAAGTCGCCGTACGCACACCGGACATCGAACCGGCCCGTACGCAGGGCGCGTTCGACCGGGGCCGGTGCGTCGGCACCTTCCGTACCTTCTCCCAGGAGATCACCGTCCCCGGCGGCGCGGCTCTGCCCTCGTGCGCGGTCACCAACGTCACCGTCTCCCCGACCCACCGGCGGCGCGGCCTGCTGACCCGGATGATGGGCGCCGCTCTCGACGCCGCGAAGGAGCGGGGTGACGCCTTCGCGTCGCTGG from Streptomyces marispadix includes:
- a CDS encoding winged helix-turn-helix transcriptional regulator, whose translation is MSSLLLLTNALQPSTEVLPALGLLLHNVRVAPAEGPTLVNTPGADAILIDGRRDLPQVRSLCQLLHQTGPGCPLILIVTEGGLAAVTAEWGVDDVLLESAGPAEVEARLRLATGRMQGGTEDEPTEIRNGDLSVDEATYSAKLKGRVLDLTFKEFELLKYLAQHPGRVFTRAQLLQEVWGYDYFGGTRTVDVHVRRLRAKLGPEHESLIGTVRNVGYRFVSPEKDGSTPQEKKAKAEARAVTEAATRLVREAAGDTAGGTGGTGGTRG
- a CDS encoding alpha/beta fold hydrolase, whose product is MGDDAECEFARYGEDARTAGGDGGPATGRRRASLWTSDGVRIEAAYDPYEGGGRGRGARSTVRAPGAIVLAHGFSGSVDRPALRRAVGVFTQYGAVITFSFRGHGRSGGHSTVGDLEVLDLAAAVRWARSLGHARVATVGFSMGGSVVVRHGALRRPHGTSGTAGMHEGRTGAQARTGRPGGAASGNGASGNGASGSGSSGPESDAGGDSGPGAEGGGPSGEHSDAVVAVSAPARWYYRGTAPMRRLHWVIQRPVGRLVSRYGLRTRIHPRDWDPVPLSPVGAAPLLAPTPLLVVHGDQDPYFPEDHPRSLAAAGDPEHTELWLVEGFGHAENAADAALLHRIGGWVRARWSGPGRRPA
- a CDS encoding MoaD/ThiS family protein; the protein is MASGTIRYWAAAKAAAGTAEEQYEAKTLADALDRARERHVERPEFARVLLRCSFLVDGEPVGKRAHDSVELSDGGTVEVLPPFAGGCA
- a CDS encoding LmeA family phospholipid-binding protein; protein product: MRALRRGLVVLFVLAVLFVAADRLAVKLAEDRATEEIKSAQGVASAGKTSVDIKGFPFLTQIAGKELDEIDVGMSGMKAEAQGGQLKVGRIDAHLRDVRLGDDYSTAVADRADGTALVSYEELTKAALEGVDVGWGGRSDSGRGRVKVSAGVTVLGQTFQRSVFSTVSVSGGDTVRLRADRVPGAGIPGLEDAIRGRIDFARKIAGLPEGLELEKVEPTARGIELSVRGKDVKLGK
- a CDS encoding putative leader peptide, encoding MKRQADLTKRRAVDLCRVAAMLCRVPS
- a CDS encoding sulfurtransferase: MSRSDVLVDADWVQEHIDDPKTVIVEVDEDTSAYDKNHIKNAVRIDWKQDLQDPVRRDFVDQEGFEKLLSERGIANDDTVVLYGGNNNWFAAYAYWYFKLYGHQDVKLLDGGRKKWELDSRDLVAEVPSRPKTDYKAKPQDTSIRAFRDEVVDAIGAKNLVDVRSPDEFSGKLLAPAHLPQEQSQRPGHVPSARNIPWSKSANDDGTFKSDEELKELYEGEGVDLGKDTIAYCRIGERSAHTWFVLHELLGQENVKNYDGSWTEYGSLVGVPVAVGAES
- a CDS encoding DUF1416 domain-containing protein gives rise to the protein MCGAKAGGPDASTIKPGETTIQGSVTRDGEPVTGYVRLLDAGGEFTAEVPTSATGQFRFYAAEGTWTVRALVPGGTADRTVVAQDGGLAEVAIAV
- a CDS encoding sulfur reduction protein DsrE, coding for MAAEPAATAGKKLVIKVTAGTDAPERCSQAFTVAAVAAASGVEVSLWLTGESAWFALPGRAAEFELPHAAPLPELIAGVLAGGAPGPQGQGGGRITLCTQCAARRGIEEKDVLEGVRIAGAQVFVSEIMGEGVQALVY
- a CDS encoding FABP family protein; this encodes MIEIPSDLHPDLVPLAFLLGNWQGAGVAALDWGHLPAGAGGEDGPGTDKCNFGQEVAFSHDGRDFLEYVSHSWQLDEAGEKVRPLETESGYWRIDSERKVEVVMIRDGGVAEVWYGELADQKPQIDLVTDAVARTASAPEYSGGKRLYGYVNGDLMWVGERSAPGSPLQPYMSAQLKKAVDLREIAKDLSEKEGDLPDDGIAFFK
- a CDS encoding Fur family transcriptional regulator → MVTTDWQSDLRARGYRLTPQRQLVLEAVDKLEHSTPDDILAEVRRTAGGVNISTVYRTLELLEELGLVSHAHLGHGAPTYHLADRHHHMHLVCRDCTEVIEADLSVAEPFAERLLAQFGFDTDMKHFAIFGRCAGCAAQSGQPTRSGRSARPGQSGPSAQTGPSGQTGERASKGGRGPS
- the ygfZ gene encoding CAF17-like 4Fe-4S cluster assembly/insertion protein YgfZ, which gives rise to MPHELPLLSLPGAVAAEGQDEGVAAHYGDLFREQRSLAEGEGFVDLSHRGVVTVSGDDRLSWLHLLLTQHVSELPPGHATEALILSANGHIEHALYLVDDGETVWMHTEPGTQGALIRYLESMRFFYRVEIADRTEEFAVVHLPAGSIAEAPAGTVVRETAHGRDLFLPRTGLKSFAESGPPAIGLLAYEALRVEGHRPRLGMETDHRTIPHELGWLGSAVHLDKGCYRGQETVARVHNLGKPPRRLVFLHLDGSEVRLPVHGDAVRLAADGPEGRKLGFVTTSARHHELGPIAMALVKRNVPVDAALTVGEDETAAAQEVVVAP
- the dtd gene encoding D-aminoacyl-tRNA deacylase — encoded protein: MRAVVQRVSGASVVVAGETVGEITGEGLCALVGVTHDDTPAKAAQLARKLWSLRILEGEKSCSDIGAPLLVISQFTLYGDARKGRRPTWNAAAPGPVAEPLVDEVVARLRESGAEVATGRFGASMKVSLTNDGPFTVLLEV
- a CDS encoding RsiG family protein, translating into MSATGAARTPGDLPAARTGPAGPATAGATAGTTASAEDDVPDLHGLLLPELRTVLRDAKREEGELSYVRRLLQGRIDILRAELARRSAPGSPLLELLPQILADGPSSHRSSVRHVTLSTPQSDEYRCLAEEMLAQVELSDLTARTDEELHDAMARLVGYEQHVSQRRQVTQRTADGCSREIARRYREGEAQVDDLLP
- a CDS encoding asparaginase, which codes for MPSYGTPPVLAEVVRSGFIEGHHRGSLVVLASDGSVELSMGDPGAPFFPRSSNKPVQAAAMLRAGAELSGPRLALAAASHSGEPFHLDLVRKMLAEHGLSEDLLRCPPELPVDQAESVRAIAASGSEEAARSRVAMNCSGKHAAMLATCAANGWPLESYLDESHPLQRLIARTLESLSGDSVSHVGVDGCGAPLMAITPTGLARAFRAVAVAPADSPEGRVAEAMRAHPEYVAGTRRIDTWLMSEVPGAIAKVGAESVQAVALPDGRALAFKIHDGGNRAVGPVLARALELLGVDSPVLERIADSPLMGGGRRVGEVRAAF